A single window of Cervus canadensis isolate Bull #8, Minnesota chromosome 17, ASM1932006v1, whole genome shotgun sequence DNA harbors:
- the SCAMP5 gene encoding secretory carrier-associated membrane protein 5, which translates to MSEKVNNFPPLPKFIPLKPCFYQDFEADIPPQHLSMTKRLYYLWMLNSVTLAVNLVGCLAWLIGGGGATNFGLAFLWLILFTPCSYVCWFRPIYKAFKTDSSFSFMAFFFTFMAQLVISIIQAVGIPGWGVCGWIATISFFGTNIGSAVVMLIPTVMFTVMAVFSFVALSMVHKFYRGSGGSFSKAQEEWTTGAWKNPHVQQAAQNAAMGAAQGAMNQPQTQYSATPNYTYSNEM; encoded by the exons ATGTCAG AGAAGGTGAACAACTTCCCACCACTGCCCAAATTCATCCCGCTTAAGCCATGTTTCTACCAAGACTTCGAGGCCGACATCCCTCCTCAGCATCTCAGCATGACCAAGCGCCTCTACTACCTCTGGATGC TGAATAGCGTCACGCTGGCCgtgaacctggtgggctgtctCGCGTGGCTGATCGGAGGCGGGGGAGCCACCAACTTTGGCCTCGCCTTTCTCTGGCTCATCCTCTTCACACCCTGCTCCTACGTCTGCTGGTTTCGGCCCATTTACAAGGCCTTCAA GACTGATAGCTCCTTCAGCTTCATGGCATTCTTCTTCACCTTCATGGCCCAGCTGGTCATCAGCATTATCCAGGCTGTGGGCATCCCAGGCTGGGGTGTCTG CGGCTGGATCgccaccatttccttcttcggaACGAACATTGGCTCAGCAGTGGTGATGCTCATTCCCACCGTCATGTTCACGGTCATGGCTGTCTTTTCCTTCGTTGCCCTCAGCATG GTCCATAAATTCTACCGGGGCAGCGGGGGGAGTTTCAGCAAAGCTCAGGAGGAGTGGACCACGGGAGCATGGAAGAACCCGCACGTGCAGCAGGCAGCCCAGAATGCAGCCATGGGGGCAGCACAGGGTGCCATGAATCAGCCGCAGACTCAGTATTCTGCCACTCCCAACTACACATACTCCAATGAGATGTGA